A region of Lysobacter stagni DNA encodes the following proteins:
- the murA gene encoding UDP-N-acetylglucosamine 1-carboxyvinyltransferase, protein MQKIVVEGGATLNGEVQISGAKNAVLPILCATLLADGPVSITNVPHLHDVVTTAKLLGELGAGITVDEGTLGRGRGMVVDPTTVHSHVAPYELVKTMRASVLVLGPLLAKYGAAEVSLPGGCAIGSRPVDQHIKGLQALGAEITVENGFIKAHRNGRLKGARFVFDMVTVTGTENVLMAAALAEGTSVLENAAMEPEIVDLADCLNALGANIEHAGSGRIVVHGVERLHGGSHDVLPDRIETGTFLVAAAMTGGRVTVRRARPDTLDAVIDKLKTAGADITVDGDRITLDMGGRRPRAVDLTTAPHPAFPTDMQAQFMAMNCIADGVGVINETIFENRFMHVSELQRLGADIRVEGHTAIIRGVPRLSGAPVMATDLRASASLVLAGLVAEGSTTIDRIYHLDRGYENIEEKLSGLGAKIRRIAG, encoded by the coding sequence ATGCAGAAGATCGTTGTAGAAGGCGGCGCCACGCTCAATGGCGAGGTGCAGATTTCCGGTGCGAAGAACGCAGTGCTGCCGATCCTGTGCGCCACGTTGCTCGCCGACGGCCCGGTGTCCATCACCAACGTGCCGCACCTGCACGACGTGGTGACCACCGCCAAGCTGCTGGGTGAGCTGGGCGCGGGCATTACGGTGGACGAGGGCACGCTGGGCAGGGGACGCGGCATGGTGGTCGATCCCACCACGGTGCACAGCCACGTCGCCCCGTACGAACTGGTCAAGACCATGCGCGCCTCCGTGCTGGTGCTGGGCCCACTGCTGGCGAAGTACGGTGCGGCGGAAGTGTCGCTGCCCGGCGGCTGCGCCATCGGTTCGCGTCCGGTGGACCAGCACATCAAGGGCCTGCAGGCCCTGGGCGCTGAGATCACCGTCGAGAACGGCTTCATCAAGGCGCACCGCAACGGCCGCCTGAAGGGCGCGCGTTTCGTGTTCGACATGGTCACGGTGACCGGCACGGAGAACGTGCTGATGGCCGCCGCGCTCGCCGAAGGCACCAGCGTGCTGGAAAACGCCGCGATGGAGCCGGAGATCGTGGACCTGGCCGATTGCCTCAACGCGCTGGGCGCGAACATCGAGCACGCCGGCAGCGGCCGCATCGTCGTGCATGGCGTGGAGCGCCTGCATGGTGGCAGCCACGACGTGCTGCCCGACCGCATCGAGACCGGCACGTTCCTCGTCGCCGCGGCGATGACCGGCGGCCGCGTGACCGTGCGTCGCGCGCGCCCGGACACGCTCGATGCGGTGATCGACAAGCTCAAGACGGCCGGCGCGGACATCACCGTCGACGGCGATCGCATCACCCTGGACATGGGCGGCCGCCGCCCGCGCGCCGTGGACCTGACCACCGCGCCGCACCCGGCGTTCCCGACCGACATGCAGGCGCAGTTCATGGCGATGAACTGCATCGCCGACGGCGTGGGCGTGATCAACGAAACCATCTTCGAAAACCGCTTCATGCATGTCTCGGAACTGCAGCGTCTGGGTGCGGACATCCGCGTGGAAGGCCATACCGCGATCATCCGCGGCGTGCCGCGCCTGAGCGGCGCGCCGGTGATGGCGACCGACCTGCGCGCATCGGCGTCGCTGGTGCTGGCCGGCCTGGTGGCGGAGGGTTCGACCACCATCGACCGCATCTACCACCTCGACCGCGGCTACGAGAACATCGAAGAGAAGCTGTCGGGGCTGGGCGCGAAGATCCGCCGCATCGCAGGCTGA
- a CDS encoding DUF3108 domain-containing protein — protein sequence MSSMKRLIRTLPLLFALVASPALALEPFVANYQIFRGGKPMGEATMQVVPAQGLPGKWRIDLDMRGTRGLVGLVGVNAQQSTVFDMVGETYRPITQSTVRKAVFLGREITGTYDWNTHTARWTGDVSKNRREPVPLHDGDMSALLINLAIIRDAQPGRELAYRFVDNGRARDHHYAVAQELEGVSVDGMGFNAMRVSRVQGSGTDETVVWVVEGVPTPVRILQRENGEDTYDLRLVDYKGA from the coding sequence ATGAGTTCGATGAAACGCCTGATCCGTACGCTCCCGCTGCTGTTTGCCCTCGTCGCCTCGCCCGCGCTCGCACTCGAGCCGTTCGTGGCGAACTACCAGATCTTCCGCGGCGGCAAGCCCATGGGCGAAGCGACGATGCAGGTGGTGCCCGCGCAGGGCCTTCCGGGCAAGTGGCGCATCGACCTGGACATGCGCGGCACGCGCGGCCTGGTGGGGCTTGTGGGCGTCAACGCGCAGCAAAGCACGGTGTTCGACATGGTGGGCGAGACCTATCGCCCCATCACCCAGAGCACGGTCCGCAAGGCCGTGTTCCTGGGCCGCGAGATCACCGGCACCTACGACTGGAACACACACACCGCGCGCTGGACGGGTGATGTGAGCAAGAACCGCCGCGAGCCCGTGCCGCTGCACGACGGCGACATGAGCGCGTTGCTGATCAATCTGGCGATCATCCGCGATGCCCAACCGGGCCGTGAACTGGCCTATCGCTTCGTCGACAACGGGCGCGCTCGTGACCATCACTATGCGGTCGCGCAGGAACTGGAAGGCGTGAGCGTGGACGGCATGGGCTTCAACGCCATGCGCGTCAGCCGCGTTCAGGGCAGCGGCACGGACGAGACGGTAGTGTGGGTCGTCGAAGGCGTACCTACGCCCGTGCGCATCCTGCAGCGCGAGAACGGCGAAGACACCTACGACCTGCGCCTGGTCGACTACAAGGGAGCCTGA
- a CDS encoding DUF3108 domain-containing protein: MANRLFRAMRSRVRPFLFATALVTASAPAWAIKPFSADYQASYMGMQGSGRMTIAPDGGNRWKYSLTVSSPLAELQQVTVFEDQGGQWRPLSGSDSSKVLTRRQNKNATYDWSRGVASWSGDVKPERAGPIKLQAGDLDALLVNLAIVRDVQAGKEMSYRMVEDGRVKQLDYTIAGKEAITIGGQTKQATKVIGTQGRKQIIAWIVDGMPVPARILQRDKGQDTIDLRMSGVR, from the coding sequence ATGGCCAACCGACTCTTCCGCGCGATGCGTTCGCGAGTGCGGCCGTTTCTCTTCGCGACGGCCCTTGTCACGGCGAGCGCGCCGGCATGGGCGATCAAGCCCTTCTCCGCCGATTACCAGGCCAGCTACATGGGCATGCAGGGCAGTGGCCGCATGACCATCGCACCCGACGGCGGCAACCGATGGAAGTACAGCCTGACAGTGAGCAGCCCGTTGGCCGAGTTGCAGCAGGTCACAGTGTTCGAGGACCAGGGCGGGCAGTGGCGCCCGCTGTCGGGCTCCGACTCGTCCAAGGTGCTGACCAGGCGCCAGAACAAGAACGCCACGTACGACTGGTCGCGCGGTGTGGCGAGCTGGTCGGGCGACGTGAAACCCGAGCGCGCCGGCCCGATCAAACTGCAGGCCGGCGACCTGGACGCGCTGCTGGTCAATCTCGCCATCGTGCGTGATGTGCAGGCCGGCAAGGAGATGAGCTACCGCATGGTCGAGGACGGCCGCGTCAAGCAGCTGGACTACACCATCGCCGGCAAGGAGGCGATCACCATCGGCGGCCAGACGAAGCAGGCGACCAAGGTCATCGGCACGCAAGGCAGGAAGCAGATCATCGCGTGGATCGTCGACGGCATGCCGGTGCCCGCGCGCATCCTGCAACGCGACAAGGGCCAGGACACGATCGACCTGCGCATGAGCGGCGTGCGCTGA
- a CDS encoding KpsF/GutQ family sugar-phosphate isomerase yields the protein MASIPVPAPVHADDPTALAASGRRVFELEAQALAAVASRIDGDFSAACRLILASTGRVVCTGMGKSGHIARKIAATLASTGTPAFYVHPGEAGHGDLGMITDVDIVLALSYSGESDEVLMLLPVLKRQGNKLIAMTGRPKSSLAREADVHLDVSVTTEACPLDLAPTSSTTASLAMGDALAVALLDARGFTADDFARSHPAGSLGRRLLLHIADIMHAGNDVPRVHADASISEALVEMSRKRLGMTAVVDDDNRLLGLYTDGDLRRTLDESRLDLRNTRIVEVMTRSPKTIGSDAMAVEAAQLMEAHKISGLLVVDGEGRVVGALNIHDLLRARVV from the coding sequence ATGGCAAGCATCCCCGTACCCGCCCCTGTCCACGCCGACGACCCCACCGCACTGGCGGCGAGCGGCCGTCGCGTGTTCGAGCTCGAAGCCCAGGCCCTGGCCGCCGTTGCGTCACGCATCGACGGCGACTTCAGCGCCGCCTGCCGGCTGATCCTCGCCTCCACCGGGCGCGTGGTCTGTACCGGCATGGGCAAGTCCGGCCACATCGCGCGCAAGATCGCGGCGACCCTGGCCTCCACCGGCACGCCCGCGTTCTACGTGCATCCCGGCGAGGCCGGGCACGGCGACCTGGGCATGATCACCGACGTCGACATCGTCCTGGCCCTGTCGTACTCCGGCGAGAGCGATGAAGTGCTGATGCTGCTGCCGGTGCTCAAGCGCCAGGGCAACAAGCTGATCGCGATGACCGGTCGCCCGAAGTCCTCGCTGGCAAGGGAGGCCGATGTCCATCTGGACGTGAGCGTGACCACCGAGGCATGCCCCCTCGACCTGGCGCCGACCTCCAGCACCACTGCCTCGCTGGCGATGGGCGATGCGCTCGCCGTCGCGCTGCTGGACGCACGCGGCTTCACCGCCGACGACTTCGCGCGTTCGCACCCGGCCGGCTCGCTCGGCCGCCGCCTGCTGCTGCACATCGCCGACATCATGCACGCCGGTAACGACGTGCCGCGGGTGCACGCCGATGCCAGCATCAGCGAAGCACTGGTGGAGATGAGCCGCAAGCGCCTGGGCATGACCGCGGTGGTCGACGACGACAACCGCCTGCTCGGCCTCTACACGGACGGCGACCTGCGCCGCACACTGGACGAGTCGCGTCTGGACCTGCGCAACACGCGCATCGTCGAGGTGATGACCCGTTCGCCCAAGACCATCGGCTCCGACGCCATGGCCGTGGAAGCGGCGCAACTGATGGAGGCGCACAAGATCAGCGGCCTGCTCGTCGTCGATGGCGAAGGTCGCGTCGTGGGTGCGCTCAATATTCATGACCTGTTGCGCGCACGGGTGGTTTAA
- the purN gene encoding phosphoribosylglycinamide formyltransferase, which produces MSARIAILVSGRGSNLQAILDAIASGALPAQIVGVFSDKPGAVGLQRVEPELRWSADPKAFPSREAFDAALGDAIAERSPDWVVCAGYLRILGESFVQRFRGRLLNIHPSLLPRHRGLHTHARCLAAGETEHGASVHFVIPELDAGTVIAQARVPVLPGDDADRLAARVLEVEHPLLVAVLRLAVEGRLAERGTTVFIDGHGLFTPLLLDSAGALRAPGSGSA; this is translated from the coding sequence ATGAGCGCACGCATCGCCATCCTGGTGTCCGGGCGCGGCAGCAATCTGCAGGCGATCCTGGACGCGATCGCCTCGGGCGCATTGCCCGCGCAGATCGTCGGCGTGTTCTCCGACAAGCCCGGCGCCGTCGGGCTGCAGCGGGTCGAGCCGGAACTGCGCTGGAGCGCGGATCCGAAAGCATTCCCCTCGCGCGAAGCCTTCGACGCGGCATTGGGCGACGCGATCGCGGAGCGCTCTCCGGACTGGGTGGTCTGCGCGGGCTATCTGCGCATTCTCGGCGAGTCGTTCGTGCAGCGGTTCCGTGGACGGCTGCTCAACATCCACCCATCGCTGCTGCCGCGCCATCGCGGCCTGCACACCCATGCACGGTGCCTGGCCGCCGGCGAGACTGAACACGGCGCCAGCGTGCATTTCGTCATTCCGGAACTCGACGCCGGCACGGTGATCGCGCAGGCGCGCGTGCCCGTGCTGCCGGGCGACGATGCCGACCGGCTGGCCGCACGCGTGCTGGAGGTCGAGCATCCCCTGCTGGTGGCGGTGCTGCGGCTGGCCGTCGAGGGGCGCTTGGCTGAACGGGGAACAACGGTCTTCATCGACGGTCATGGGTTGTTTACACCGCTCCTTCTAGATTCCGCCGGAGCCCTGCGCGCGCCCGGGTCCGGATCCGCCTGA
- a CDS encoding EF-hand domain-containing protein has protein sequence MALIKRAPFTARRLAALGFFVMLLIVLGWLHFSGAAATRGLDRKDMDWNRDGTTTMQEMLQSLYAVTVTTTTEGPRECRAFSWRGDDKVFRVDCRTVVKPDKQ, from the coding sequence ATGGCACTGATCAAGCGCGCACCGTTCACCGCGCGCCGCTTGGCGGCGCTGGGCTTCTTCGTGATGTTGCTGATCGTGCTGGGCTGGCTGCACTTCAGCGGCGCCGCGGCGACGCGCGGGCTGGACCGCAAGGACATGGACTGGAACCGCGACGGCACCACGACGATGCAGGAGATGCTGCAGTCGCTCTACGCGGTGACGGTCACCACCACCACCGAAGGCCCGCGTGAATGCCGCGCGTTCTCGTGGCGCGGCGACGACAAGGTCTTCCGGGTGGATTGCCGCACCGTGGTGAAGCCGGACAAGCAATGA
- a CDS encoding DUF2238 domain-containing protein, which yields MTADALPGESRTQGPRNALSPHKRWVLSALLVVFVLTWLRPIWPKEQALHSVGTVIAVFWLWWHDRHWPTRTRDFALVCGFLAVHCLAARWLYSNVPYDDWFRAALHWSPQEAFGWQRNHADRFIHLMYGLCLTPLLSLHAAQRWPRISASQAFVLAVMAIMCTSLVYEWIEWGIALTMSPQEAESYNGQQGDMWDAHADMLLATLGALATWPLACPATAPVAGVVEAAG from the coding sequence ATGACCGCCGACGCCCTGCCGGGGGAATCCCGGACGCAAGGACCACGCAACGCCCTGTCGCCGCACAAGCGATGGGTGCTGTCGGCGCTGCTGGTCGTGTTCGTGCTCACCTGGCTCCGGCCGATCTGGCCGAAGGAACAGGCGCTGCACAGCGTGGGCACCGTCATCGCGGTGTTCTGGCTGTGGTGGCACGACCGCCACTGGCCCACGCGCACGCGCGACTTCGCGCTGGTCTGCGGCTTCCTGGCCGTGCACTGCCTGGCCGCACGCTGGCTGTATTCGAACGTTCCCTACGACGACTGGTTCCGCGCCGCATTGCACTGGTCGCCGCAGGAAGCCTTCGGCTGGCAGCGCAACCATGCCGACCGCTTCATCCACCTGATGTACGGCCTGTGCCTGACACCGTTGCTGTCGCTCCATGCGGCACAGCGTTGGCCGCGCATATCCGCATCGCAGGCCTTCGTACTCGCGGTGATGGCGATCATGTGCACCAGCCTGGTGTACGAGTGGATCGAATGGGGCATCGCGCTGACGATGTCGCCGCAGGAGGCGGAGTCGTACAACGGCCAGCAGGGCGACATGTGGGATGCACACGCCGACATGCTGCTGGCCACGCTGGGCGCACTGGCCACCTGGCCGCTGGCGTGCCCGGCCACGGCGCCGGTCGCAGGCGTGGTGGAGGCCGCCGGATGA
- a CDS encoding BolA family protein: MNPDTIRQLIEQGLPGASADVRGDDGVHFEATVVAEAFRGKLPLARHRLVYATLGERMGGEIHALALKTLTPEEAGNRP, from the coding sequence GTGAATCCCGACACCATCCGACAGCTCATCGAACAGGGCCTGCCCGGCGCCAGCGCGGACGTGCGCGGTGACGACGGCGTGCATTTCGAGGCGACCGTGGTGGCCGAAGCCTTCCGCGGCAAGCTGCCGCTGGCCCGCCACCGGCTGGTGTACGCGACCCTGGGTGAGCGCATGGGCGGCGAGATCCACGCGCTGGCCCTGAAGACCCTGACGCCGGAAGAAGCCGGCAACCGGCCGTAA